One Spinacia oleracea cultivar Varoflay chromosome 4, BTI_SOV_V1, whole genome shotgun sequence DNA segment encodes these proteins:
- the LOC110783280 gene encoding lysine histidine transporter 1 isoform X2, which yields MGTQAPSQPNNNSDVEAKLQKQKEIDDWLPITSSRNAKWWYSAFHNVTAMVGAGVLSLPYAMSNLGWGPGVVILVLSWVITLYTLWQMVEMHEMVPGKRFDRYHELGQYAFGEKLGLWIVVPQQLIVEVGVNIVYMVTGGRSLQKVHDIICANKTSCAPMKTTYFIMIFSSVHFVLSHLPNLNSIAGVSLAAAVMSLSYSTIAWAASLGKGVQPQVSYGSRHSSDVGKMFGFFNALGDVAFAYAGHNVVLEIQATIPSTPEKPSKGPMWKGVIVAYIVVAICYFPVALIGYWVFGNSVKDNILLSLEKPGWLIGMANIFVVIHVIGSYQIYAMPVFDMIETVLVKKLSFRPTWYLRFISRNLYVAFTMFVAITFPFFGGLLGFFGGFAFAPTTYFLPCIMWLAIHKPRKFGLSWWANWVCIVFGVMLMVLAPIGGLRQIIIDARSYKFYS from the exons GACGTGGAAGCGAAGTTGCAGAAACAAAAGGAGATCGATGATTGGCTACCGATCACTTCTTCAAGAAACGCGAAATGGTGGTACTCGGCTTTCCACAACGTCACGGCCATGGTCGGCGCCGGAGTCCTTAGTCTTCCGTACGCCATGTCTAACTTAGGATG gGGACCAGGAGTGGTAATCCTAGTACTATCATGGGTCATAACCCTATACACCCTATGGCAAATGGTGGAGATGCACGAAATGGTGCCCGGAAAGCGGTTCGACCGGTACCACGAGCTCGGACAATACGCGTTCGGCGAGAAGCTAGGGTTATGGATTGTGGTGCCACAACAACTTATTGTTGAAGTTGGTGTCAACATTGTATACATGGTCACAGGAGGAAGGTCACTCCAAAAGGTCCATGATATTATTTGTGCTAACAAAACTAGTTGTGCACCCATGAAAACCACATACTTTATCATGATCTTCTCCTCCGTACACTTCGTGTTGTCTCACCTCCCTAACTTGAACTCCATCGCCGGTGTCTCGTTGGCCGCGGCGGTCATGTCTCTCAG CTACTCAACAATTGCATGGGCAGCATCATTAGGCAAAGGTGTACAACCACAAGTTTCATACGGGTCAAGGCACAGTAGTGATGTAGGCAAGATGTTTGGCTTCTTCAACGCCCTCGGCGACGTGGCATTCGCCTACGCCGGCCACAACGTGGTGCTCGAGATCCAAGCCACCATCCCTTCCACCCCGGAAAAGCCGTCCAAGGGACCGATGTGGAAGGGTGTCATCGTCGCATACATCGTCGTTGCCATTTGCTATTTCCCTGTTGCCTTGATTGGTTACTGGGTTTTTGGCAATAGTGTTAAGGATAACATCCTTCTTTCTCTTGAGAAACCTGGATGGCTTATTGGTATGGCCAACATCTTCGTCGTCATCCACGTCATCGGAAGTTATCAG ATATACGCCATGCCCGTGTTTGACATGATTGAGACTGTGCTAGTGAAGAAGTTGAGCTTCAGGCCCACTTGGTACCTTAGATTTATTTCTCGCAACCTTTACGTTG CATTTACAATGTTTGTTGCCATTACATTCCCTTTCTTTGGTGGACTTCTTGGATTCTTCGGAGGATTTGCCTTCGCCCCAACTACATACTTC CTTCCTTGCATCATGTGGCTTGCTATCCACAAACCCAGAAAGTTTGGGCTCTCATGGTGGGCCAATTGG GTTTGCATTGTTTTCGGAGTTATGCTGATGGTGTTAGCACCAATCGGAGGACTAAGACAGATCATAATTGACGCGAGATCCTACAAATTCTACTCATAA
- the LOC110783280 gene encoding lysine histidine transporter 2 isoform X1 — MASSDPNTLYGRLSDVEAKLQKQKEIDDWLPITSSRNAKWWYSAFHNVTAMVGAGVLSLPYAMSNLGWGPGVVILVLSWVITLYTLWQMVEMHEMVPGKRFDRYHELGQYAFGEKLGLWIVVPQQLIVEVGVNIVYMVTGGRSLQKVHDIICANKTSCAPMKTTYFIMIFSSVHFVLSHLPNLNSIAGVSLAAAVMSLSYSTIAWAASLGKGVQPQVSYGSRHSSDVGKMFGFFNALGDVAFAYAGHNVVLEIQATIPSTPEKPSKGPMWKGVIVAYIVVAICYFPVALIGYWVFGNSVKDNILLSLEKPGWLIGMANIFVVIHVIGSYQIYAMPVFDMIETVLVKKLSFRPTWYLRFISRNLYVAFTMFVAITFPFFGGLLGFFGGFAFAPTTYFLPCIMWLAIHKPRKFGLSWWANWVCIVFGVMLMVLAPIGGLRQIIIDARSYKFYS, encoded by the exons GACGTGGAAGCGAAGTTGCAGAAACAAAAGGAGATCGATGATTGGCTACCGATCACTTCTTCAAGAAACGCGAAATGGTGGTACTCGGCTTTCCACAACGTCACGGCCATGGTCGGCGCCGGAGTCCTTAGTCTTCCGTACGCCATGTCTAACTTAGGATG gGGACCAGGAGTGGTAATCCTAGTACTATCATGGGTCATAACCCTATACACCCTATGGCAAATGGTGGAGATGCACGAAATGGTGCCCGGAAAGCGGTTCGACCGGTACCACGAGCTCGGACAATACGCGTTCGGCGAGAAGCTAGGGTTATGGATTGTGGTGCCACAACAACTTATTGTTGAAGTTGGTGTCAACATTGTATACATGGTCACAGGAGGAAGGTCACTCCAAAAGGTCCATGATATTATTTGTGCTAACAAAACTAGTTGTGCACCCATGAAAACCACATACTTTATCATGATCTTCTCCTCCGTACACTTCGTGTTGTCTCACCTCCCTAACTTGAACTCCATCGCCGGTGTCTCGTTGGCCGCGGCGGTCATGTCTCTCAG CTACTCAACAATTGCATGGGCAGCATCATTAGGCAAAGGTGTACAACCACAAGTTTCATACGGGTCAAGGCACAGTAGTGATGTAGGCAAGATGTTTGGCTTCTTCAACGCCCTCGGCGACGTGGCATTCGCCTACGCCGGCCACAACGTGGTGCTCGAGATCCAAGCCACCATCCCTTCCACCCCGGAAAAGCCGTCCAAGGGACCGATGTGGAAGGGTGTCATCGTCGCATACATCGTCGTTGCCATTTGCTATTTCCCTGTTGCCTTGATTGGTTACTGGGTTTTTGGCAATAGTGTTAAGGATAACATCCTTCTTTCTCTTGAGAAACCTGGATGGCTTATTGGTATGGCCAACATCTTCGTCGTCATCCACGTCATCGGAAGTTATCAG ATATACGCCATGCCCGTGTTTGACATGATTGAGACTGTGCTAGTGAAGAAGTTGAGCTTCAGGCCCACTTGGTACCTTAGATTTATTTCTCGCAACCTTTACGTTG CATTTACAATGTTTGTTGCCATTACATTCCCTTTCTTTGGTGGACTTCTTGGATTCTTCGGAGGATTTGCCTTCGCCCCAACTACATACTTC CTTCCTTGCATCATGTGGCTTGCTATCCACAAACCCAGAAAGTTTGGGCTCTCATGGTGGGCCAATTGG GTTTGCATTGTTTTCGGAGTTATGCTGATGGTGTTAGCACCAATCGGAGGACTAAGACAGATCATAATTGACGCGAGATCCTACAAATTCTACTCATAA
- the LOC110783280 gene encoding lysine histidine transporter 2 isoform X3, with product MANMGTQPSSNYTDVEAKLQKQKEIDDWLPITSSRNAKWWYSAFHNVTAMVGAGVLSLPYAMSNLGWGPGVVILVLSWVITLYTLWQMVEMHEMVPGKRFDRYHELGQYAFGEKLGLWIVVPQQLIVEVGVNIVYMVTGGRSLQKVHDIICANKTSCAPMKTTYFIMIFSSVHFVLSHLPNLNSIAGVSLAAAVMSLSYSTIAWAASLGKGVQPQVSYGSRHSSDVGKMFGFFNALGDVAFAYAGHNVVLEIQATIPSTPEKPSKGPMWKGVIVAYIVVAICYFPVALIGYWVFGNSVKDNILLSLEKPGWLIGMANIFVVIHVIGSYQIYAMPVFDMIETVLVKKLSFRPTWYLRFISRNLYVAFTMFVAITFPFFGGLLGFFGGFAFAPTTYFLPCIMWLAIHKPRKFGLSWWANWVCIVFGVMLMVLAPIGGLRQIIIDARSYKFYS from the exons GACGTGGAAGCGAAGTTGCAGAAACAAAAGGAGATCGATGATTGGCTACCGATCACTTCTTCAAGAAACGCGAAATGGTGGTACTCGGCTTTCCACAACGTCACGGCCATGGTCGGCGCCGGAGTCCTTAGTCTTCCGTACGCCATGTCTAACTTAGGATG gGGACCAGGAGTGGTAATCCTAGTACTATCATGGGTCATAACCCTATACACCCTATGGCAAATGGTGGAGATGCACGAAATGGTGCCCGGAAAGCGGTTCGACCGGTACCACGAGCTCGGACAATACGCGTTCGGCGAGAAGCTAGGGTTATGGATTGTGGTGCCACAACAACTTATTGTTGAAGTTGGTGTCAACATTGTATACATGGTCACAGGAGGAAGGTCACTCCAAAAGGTCCATGATATTATTTGTGCTAACAAAACTAGTTGTGCACCCATGAAAACCACATACTTTATCATGATCTTCTCCTCCGTACACTTCGTGTTGTCTCACCTCCCTAACTTGAACTCCATCGCCGGTGTCTCGTTGGCCGCGGCGGTCATGTCTCTCAG CTACTCAACAATTGCATGGGCAGCATCATTAGGCAAAGGTGTACAACCACAAGTTTCATACGGGTCAAGGCACAGTAGTGATGTAGGCAAGATGTTTGGCTTCTTCAACGCCCTCGGCGACGTGGCATTCGCCTACGCCGGCCACAACGTGGTGCTCGAGATCCAAGCCACCATCCCTTCCACCCCGGAAAAGCCGTCCAAGGGACCGATGTGGAAGGGTGTCATCGTCGCATACATCGTCGTTGCCATTTGCTATTTCCCTGTTGCCTTGATTGGTTACTGGGTTTTTGGCAATAGTGTTAAGGATAACATCCTTCTTTCTCTTGAGAAACCTGGATGGCTTATTGGTATGGCCAACATCTTCGTCGTCATCCACGTCATCGGAAGTTATCAG ATATACGCCATGCCCGTGTTTGACATGATTGAGACTGTGCTAGTGAAGAAGTTGAGCTTCAGGCCCACTTGGTACCTTAGATTTATTTCTCGCAACCTTTACGTTG CATTTACAATGTTTGTTGCCATTACATTCCCTTTCTTTGGTGGACTTCTTGGATTCTTCGGAGGATTTGCCTTCGCCCCAACTACATACTTC CTTCCTTGCATCATGTGGCTTGCTATCCACAAACCCAGAAAGTTTGGGCTCTCATGGTGGGCCAATTGG GTTTGCATTGTTTTCGGAGTTATGCTGATGGTGTTAGCACCAATCGGAGGACTAAGACAGATCATAATTGACGCGAGATCCTACAAATTCTACTCATAA